CGCTACCTGCCACCACCGAGCAAGGAGGAGCAGGGCGCCGACGCCGCGCGCCAGGTCGAAGTCAAGGAGGCCGTCGCCCGTGCCGGCAGCAACGGCAGCAGCCCGCTGCCCGACGCGCCGACCCAGCAAGCCTGGAGCGCCAGCCCGTTGCTGCCGATCGAGCCGCTGCGCAAGCTCGACCTGCAACTGGCGTTGAACCTCGAGCAGCTGACCGTCAAGAAGCAGGCCATCGGCGCGCTGGAGCTCGCAGCCAAGAGCAAAGCCGGCGTGCTGACGCTGGAGAGCCTGCGCGGCAAGCTCGCCGACGGCAGCTTCGACGCCAAGGCGCGCATCGACGTGCGCCCGGCCATTCCGCTGCTCAGCCTGCAGCAAAGGCTCAAGCGCATTCCCCTCGAGCCCTTCCTGAAGAGCGAAGAGCAACCCTCGCCGATCAAGGGCCTGCTGGACCTGCAGGCCGACCTGAGCACCAGCGGCAACAGTGAGAAGGCCTGGGTCGATGGCCTCAACGGCACTGCCAACTTCGCCCTGGCAGACGGCGTGCTGGTTGACGCCAACCTCGAGCATCAGCTGTGCCGCGGCATCGCCACCCTCAACCGCAAGGTCCCGAGCAACCCGCCAAGCGGCAAGGACACGCCCTTCGAGACCCTGCAGGGCAGCCTGGTCCTGCGCAACGGCGTCGCCAGCAATGACGACCTCAAGGCGCGCATTCCCGGTCTCAGCGCCAAGGGCGAGGGCGACCTCGACCTGCGCGTGCTCGGCCTCGACTACCGGGTCGGCGTCACCATCGAGGGCGACCGGCGCGCCATGCCCGACCCGGCCTGCCAGGTCAACGAACGCTATGTCGGCATCGCCTGGCCGCTGCGCTGCCGCGGCCCGCTGGAGCTCGGCGCCAAGGCCTGTCGCCTGGACCAGGACGGCCTCGGCAAGGTCGCCGCCAAGCTGGCCGGCAACAAGCTCACCGAGAAGCTTGAGGAGAAGCTCGGTGACAAGGTCAGCCCCGAGCTCAAGGACGCGCTCAAGGGTCTGTTCAAGCAATGAGTCCCGAGCAGTTCGCCGCCGCGGTGCTCGACTGGTATGACCGCCACGGCCGCAAGGACCTGCCCTGGCAACAGGGCATCACCCCCTACCGGGTGTGGGTCTCGGAAATCATGCTGCAGCAGACCCAGGTCAGCACCGTGCTCGGTTATTTCGACCGTTTCATGGCCGCCCTGCCCAGCGTGCAGGCATTGGCCGAGGCCGCCGAAGACGAGGTGCTGCACCTGTGGACGGGCCTGGGCTACTACACCCGCGCCCGCAACCTGCAGAAAGCCGCGCGGATCGTCATGGCCGAGCACGGCGGCGAGTTCCCCCGCGATGTCGAGGCCCTCACCGCCCTGCCCGGCATCGGACGCTCCACCGCCGGCGCCATCGCCAGCCTGAGCATGGGCCTGCGCGCGCCGATCCTCGACGGCAACGTCAAGCGGGTGCTCGCCCGCTACGTCGCCCAGCAGGGCTACCCCGGCGAGCCCAAGGTGGCCAAGCAGCTCTGGCAGGTCGCCGAGCGTCTGACCCCAGAGGCCCGGGTCAATCACTACACCCAGGCGATGATGGACCTCGGCGCCACTCTCTGCACACGCAGCAAGCCAAGCTGCCTGCTGTGCCCCCTGCGCGGCGGCTGCCAGGCCCACCTGCTCGGCCTGGAGATTCGCTACCCGATGCCCAAGCCGCGCAAGGCCCTGCCGCAGAAGCGCACCCTGATGCCGCTGCTGACCAATGCGGCCGGCGAGATCCTGCTCTACCGCCGCCCTTCCAGCGGCCTGTGGGGCGGCCTGTGGAGCCTGCCCGAGCTGGACGATCTCGAGGGCCTCGAAACCCTGGCCGAGCGCCACGCCCTGCGGCTCGGTGCGCGCCAGGAACTGGATCGCCTGACTCACACCTTCAGCCACTTCCAGCTGACCATAGAGCCCTGGCTGATCCGCGCCGATGGCGCACCCCACGCCGTGGCCGAGGCCGACTGGCTCTGGTATAACCTCGCCACCCCGCCACGCCTGGGCCTCGCCGCCCCAGTGAAGAAACTGCTGAAGCGCGCGGCCGACCAACTGAATCCCGCCCCACTTACTGGAGAGCAGCCATGACCCGCACCGTGATGTGCCGCAAGCACAAGAAAGAGCTACCCGGCCTGGATCGCCCGCCCTACCCAGGCGCCAAGGGCGAAGACATCTACAACAACGTCTCCAAGCAAGCCTGGGACGAGTGGCAGAAGCACCAGACCCTGCTGATCAACGAACGCCGCCTGAACATGATGAACGCCGAGGACCGCAAATTCCTCCAGGCCGAGATGGACAAGTTCCTCTCCGGCGAGGAATACGCCCAGGCCGAAGGCTATGTGCCGCCCAGCGAATAGGCCCCTGAACGTAAACACCCGAAATAGTTAAATATTTTTTAATCTCACGCTTGACAGGCATAAGCCAAAACCGTCTAATAGCGCCCCGTTGCCCAGGTAGCTCAGTCGGTAGAGCAGGGGATTGAAAATCCCCGTGTCGGCGGTTCGATTCCGTCCCTGGGCACCACCTTTCGTTTTCAGGTGGTGTCAAAATCACCCGAAAGCCCACAAGAAACCCGCCTAGTGCGGGTTTTTTGTTGTCTGTGATTCTCAGGCGTTGCCTTGCAAGTCCAAAGTACTGGGGGTGTATCCGGCGAACCCCCAGTTCGGCCCAGAACGGCGCCCCCAGAACGGACGCCGGGCTGGATAGCAGGGTGCTTGCAGCGCTCAAGCCGAAAGAGAGGGCTTACAAGTTTGGAGCCGGAGCCGGAGCCGGGCGGTATATTGAGGTGATGCTGCGCGACTCAAAGCGAAACGAAATCGCCGAAGGGCAGAAGCTCATGCAAGAGAGCGGACAACTTTTCCGGGAGCACTTTCCGGCACTCGAGTTTAAAAGCGGCACCTGATCAGGCCGTATAACGTTTCTTCCGGCGGGGCTCGCCCCGCCGAACCCGATCTTGCATTCCAGCCCAAGCAACTCGAAAGCCCCTCTTACAGCGCATCTCGCACCATAAGGGACAGCCGCAAAGCGCTGAACCGAGGCGACCGCGAGCAACCATCCTGCGATGCATCGGCGTGGCTCATGAAGGGTCAGCACAAGCCTTTTTCACCCATCACAGCCCGGCTATTCCGCCCGCAGCGAGGCACGGAACAGTGGAAGAATGCGGAATGGTTCACGTTTTCTCGATCTAAAGACTCGCGTTGTTAGTTTATTATCGCGATGCTACTGGCGCCGAGACTCCAGCAAGCTTGCCCAGCCCATGCAGTATCCAACTGAATACGGGAAACCGACCAGCAGGCCTTTAAGAATGCACACCCCTGTACCGGAACAGCGCTCGCTTCACTCAATGCGCAAACACATCGATCGCATGCTTGCGAGGGGCTGGTCGATCACCGGACGAGACCCGCTTCGACTGGAGTCCGCCGGACGCACCTGCGTGGTTCAACACGGCATGCTGATCAGCGAGCTGAAAGCGGCATAGCTGTCACCCCGTTACCCCGCGATGTTGTTGCAACCTCACCTGCCGGACGCAGCGACCGCAGCCCCCAAGACAGCCCCCACTGCTGGCAAAAC
The genomic region above belongs to Pseudomonas benzenivorans and contains:
- the mutY gene encoding A/G-specific adenine glycosylase, encoding MSPEQFAAAVLDWYDRHGRKDLPWQQGITPYRVWVSEIMLQQTQVSTVLGYFDRFMAALPSVQALAEAAEDEVLHLWTGLGYYTRARNLQKAARIVMAEHGGEFPRDVEALTALPGIGRSTAGAIASLSMGLRAPILDGNVKRVLARYVAQQGYPGEPKVAKQLWQVAERLTPEARVNHYTQAMMDLGATLCTRSKPSCLLCPLRGGCQAHLLGLEIRYPMPKPRKALPQKRTLMPLLTNAAGEILLYRRPSSGLWGGLWSLPELDDLEGLETLAERHALRLGARQELDRLTHTFSHFQLTIEPWLIRADGAPHAVAEADWLWYNLATPPRLGLAAPVKKLLKRAADQLNPAPLTGEQP
- a CDS encoding oxidative damage protection protein — protein: MTRTVMCRKHKKELPGLDRPPYPGAKGEDIYNNVSKQAWDEWQKHQTLLINERRLNMMNAEDRKFLQAEMDKFLSGEEYAQAEGYVPPSE